The DNA window ACCAGCTTCCGGCTATGCTAACAGACTTCCCAAAGGAGCTGGGACTTGGGAAGagaccctccccctttcccttcctccagtGAGGGATGCCCAGGCCTTCCTGGTTATTCAGATCCCAGGGAGGAATGGATTTGAGTGTGCCGTGGCAGCCTCACCTCCACGTCTTCGGGGCCTGGTGCCCTAGCTATCACCCAGAAAGTCTAGAGAGGCAGATGGGAGCCCCTGGGGCCAGGAATGTTTATAGCCCCTCACAGCCTCCAACCTGCCCTGAACACTCCCTCCAATCTGGGGAGCAGGTTCAGAGTCAGGCTGGGAGCCTCACGCAACCAAAGAGATCCCTTTGTCCCAAGACACGGGGCCAAGAACTGTAAATCCCAAAGTCTTTCAGGCAGAAGCATGGGACCCAGCTCCCCTCCTGCTGCCTGCTGAAGGAGGGCCTCTAAATCACCCAGGACAGACATCCTCAAGGACACGTGGGTAGCAGTGGGGGCTGAGAAAGCCTGCAATCTAGTTAGAGGGGCCCATACCACACACAGGGTCACACAGACACATGTGTATGAACATGCACACAGTTGTTCATGTTTAGTCCTCTTACATGACACCCTCTCCCACACAGGCCTGCTTCTTATGGGTGAGAACCGTGCCCCTGAAGcagcacacgtgcacacatacaacGCGTGTGCTCCTAGCTCCTATCTGCCTAAACTTAAGGCTTAAGGTAGGGTTTGGGGGCAGCGCAGCGAATTTTGTAAAAACTGGGCTGCCTCAGAGCACATTTCAGAGGCCCTTCACAGTCTTCCCACCCACAGTCTTCATCAGAGAAAGGAACGGCCCAGAGAGTAGGAAAGCTCACTTAGCAGATAGGTGTTGAGTTTATGACTCCTTTCCCAGAGGTACAGAGACGCAGCCTAGGCTGTTTGGGGGAGAAGTCCCTTCCAAATATCAACAGCATCCCCCTGTCATGCCGTGCTATGACAGGAGCTCACAGCAGTAGCGATAATTTGAGAGATCCTGGAAGATGGTTTCAGGgtagagatgggggtggggcaggttgTCGTGTTCCCATGGCAGCCTGTCTCATTGCCATGGCAACACGTTCGCCCTCCATTCAGTGGAGTCCTCGTTTCTGTAATGGGTGGAACGCTGTGGCGCTTCTCAGGATGGTGGTGGCCCCGTAGTCCTTCTGGGAAAGAGCATTTCCATCCTAGGCCAGGCAGGGTAGGAGCCTCCAGAGGCTGTCAGAAAGGGCTGGCTTTTCTTGCAGGCAGAAGGGTGTGGATTTCCTGTCAGTTTCCCTACTGACAAGCCTCTACTTCTTACTACAGAAACCAACTCCCCAGCTGTTGGGGGGCCTCCAAGAAGGTCCCCATAGGGCAGACTGACCTTTCTCGATGTCCACCAGGGCTGACTCAGTTGGAAACCCTTCCCCGCAGGAAGAGGGGGCCAGGTGCTGTCTGGAGACTGATTAGGCTCACCATTCATTGGCTGCAGGCCTTCAGTGAGTTATGTATCTTTCTGAACCTCAGGGTTCTCACCTGAAAGTGGGGATACTGCATGCCCAGTGCCCTCGGTGGTTACAAGGATGCAGAAAAGTGATACAGGTAGAGAACTGGCCACATCCAGGGCTTTCcctggggaagggggatgggtgGCCCAGGCCACTCTTGCATGCAGACTTCAGTGCCTTGAGGCTGAGCGCCCCAGCagaggtctggggggggggggttgctggagTGATCTTTAAGCTTCAGTGGAAAGGGTAGTGGTTGGCATCATTTTCCAGATCAAGCTGTCCAACTGGCTGTAAACTTCCCTGGGAAAGGAGGAGGTGCTTCAGCCGTCTTCCCCTGACCTAGATcagtgctactcaaagtgtgggcCATGGCTCGTGCCCCTCTGCGAAATGTTGTCACCTGCAGGCAATGAGCGAAGTCTAGGAATTAAGAGGACAGCTGCAgcaattttaatagaaatttgaTGTTGCCGAAACACTGAAGCAGCAACCAGTTCcggtttctctttatttttaaatttttaaaaattttcagtgattcatcgcgtgtgtgtgtgtgttttgagtagTGATCTGCCCCAGACTGGGGAAAAACAATCTGGTTCTTCATATCTctagtttgaaaagcactgagCTTGATAAGACTAAAGTCATCTTAAAACCAGTAAAAATCCAATTGAGGAGCGAGGGAAAACTATCTAATCGGCGCTGCTTGCAAAAATTAGCCACAAATCACACTCAGGATGTTTGGGCAgcatttcctttattgtttcaGGACAGAAGCCCCAGTCCCCCTCCCACTGCcctaccctccaccccccaccctcagctCAGACGCCTAGTCTGGGGTTTGAAATTCatgcccccgcccccatcccgcACCTGGCGCTCAGCCAAGCGCAGCGCCCCCCGCGGACGCTTCCGGGAGGGGCGGTCTGCCGCTTCCCGTAGCGCAGGCCGAAGGAGTTCCAGTTGTAGGCGGACAGGTCCTTCTCCCGCTGAACCAGCACCGCGCCCCGCGGGGCGGGGATCAGGCGGCTGCGGGGGGCGCACAGGCCTGGCCGCTGGGGCCCCGCGGCACTCTCGGGAGGAGGGCACAGCGAGGCCCCCCGCGCGTTGGGCTGGGCCCCGGCGGGCTTTCTCTCCGCGCATCGCGGGCTCTGCTCCCACGGGGCCAGGAGGGCCTGGGATCCGAGCCGCTGGCCTAGGGCAGAACCACCGGGAGAGGTTGAGGTGAGGCCAGGAGAGAAGGCTTTGGAACACCTGCTCCCACCCCTAGCCTGTGCTTCCCTCTCATAGTTCCTGGTCCCTTTCATTCCTGGACCTCTAggaagcccagagcccaatgcagaccATCTTAGCCCCCCAGGGGGTTAGGTCACTGGCTCCTCTTTCAACATAGCTTTGGTTTCAAATGGTTGCCAGAATGATCTTAAATGTCTTTTGTATTAAATCACTTCCTTTTCGGAAGCAAACAGGGTAGAGCTTGGAAATAACCCTGCAGTATTTGCTGGACACTCAAGTTGGGCATTTCTTGGCTCACTGCCTGGCCCTCTGTCTTGTCTCTGTCTCAGGCTTCCCCACTGGACTGAGCTCCTTGGGGCGGGTGGGAGCTGTGTTCATTCAGTTCTCTGAGTGCTTGAAACAGTGATCTGCGCCTGCACGTAGTAGGGCTTCAAATGCTTGTTAAATATATAAGAGCAAATGAAAAGTCTGTAGTTAACAAAAACAAGGGTAGAGCTAAGACCACTGGGCCCCACACCTCTCCCCCAGTTAGTGTGATCCCCTAATAAGCTGCATAAGGGCTCAGTGAAGAATGAGAAATTATCTGGGTCACCTTCACCTgctcacccctgcctccccagatATAATCTCTTTCCTTCACACTGAGGGCTAACAAGGCTAATTAGGAAGGCACTTCACATGCAAGGCTTGTTAAATTCACTGTAATTTTTGGCAGTAAAATAGTGCAACTAGCTCTGAGTAGACAGGAACCCCAGCCAATTGTGGCACGAGATTAGTGGAAATGAGGCCTGGTGTGTGAGtgggtgtgttggggggggggggtagttggCTTTGAGCCCTGCTCCTCAATGCCTTGGCATACTTTGGAGGAGAGGAGTGTGGGCGTGGTTCAGAGTTAATGCTAATCTTCCTAGAAGGCCCCTCCCGCCTTGCTTAGGGCCtggctgaggcagggagggatgATGGCTTTCTTCCCAGTGACACCCATCATCCCTGCAGTAGGATTACTGCTCAGGCTACTGTGTGTGGCCTCACTTAGAGGCACTTGCCAAAAAGAGTCAACAGGTCAATGTCCCTGGGGGGAAAGCAGTGAGGTTATTCTCTGGGGGAGCCTCCCTCACCCAGAAAGAACACGTGGATCCCAGGAGAGAAGACACTGTTGGCCAAGGGCACCCGGGCCATCTTCTCTTTGCTCTGGGATATCTTATGGGCACAGTGATATCACACGTGTACAGGGGATGCTCCAAGTTCCATGGCTAGAGAACTACCACAGGCCGGAGAGGCCAAGCCGCATCTCATGTGCCCAGGAAACTGACCACCAAGCAGTGTTAAACCCACAACTCCTGTTCCGGGGACTAGCTCGTGCCACTCAGAGGCACGCTCTTGGCAGTTCCTGCACCTGCAGGGCTGTTGCAGCATTTGATTGACTTCCGGGgttttctttgcctctttggGCCTCCGTTTCTCCAGCTAATCAGTTGCACAGTGAACTCATAAGGTTGACAGATATTAACAACCTGTCCTTTTGCTTAGGtctttcccccccctccccccaaattcccCACACAGGGTCTGAGATCACTGATCAGAAAAGCTTGCATAGTACATTCCTTCCCAATGGATCTGCTCAGACAGGTGGTTGGCATAGAGCAGAGAACACATGTGAGGAGGAGCTCAGTGGTTGACCGGGGTCAGCCTCGGATGCCCATAATAGCAGTGAGACATCCCTTGCTTGCAAGATTGATGTGACCCCTAAATGAATGGCATGTGCTAGTCTTAGGTTCTCATTAGAGGCAGCGTTTAAGTCACATTGATAGACTAGCTTTAATCTGAGAACCATGGTAACTCTTATTTTACGACAACTCAtgtgcaccccccaccccgtccccgccctgccccgccctTCTTCCCAGACCATGCATACCTGTAGATAGAGGATTCTCCATGGGTGCCACCTTTTCAAATGTCTCCCTGAAGGAGGTGGCACAGAGGAAAAGCATCAGCTGCCAAGAAACCAGCGAGTTCATCCTGGTGAGAAGACAGGACCTGACAGTGCCCTGAGGCTGAgatagaaggaaggaggggagactgGGTCAGGCGCAGGGCATGGGCAGGGTGCTGCCCAGTGTGAAGAGGAAAGccctggaggcgggggggggggcggcgtgtGTGGCACCCAGGAGGGAGGGGTGAAGCGAAGCAGGGCAAGGAGTTTCACTGAGTGGAGGGCACTGAGGTCCAGACATCCTCTGGAGCCTGGGAGCTCCTCGCCGGGTTCTGCAGAAACCCTCGACTTCCTGGGCCCAACTCTCCCGTTAGACTGCAACTTCCCAAACCTGGCCCAGTTCCCTCCTGCTGCAGCAgagactttcttcttttccttttccaagaagaaaagtaagaaagaggCAATCATCTCATTATCTCTCATAACCCTTCGCAGACCTGAGGACTGTCATTAAATTGTCTTATTGCCTGTAatgcagggaagagaaaaaacttTCCCTGATGTATCAGGTCAGTGCCACCTTTTTCTAGTCTTTGTGGGCTCCAAGAGGATATGCACTCAATTGACCTCGTGGTTTtggctgctggggtgggggctgcgtaCCCTGATCCACACTTCACCCCCTTTGCCTTTACCGTctcagcctcccacccccaccccagctcttgCAGCCCCCAAGTTGAATTTCTGTTTGAAAaagtcctggggggggggggaggggcgcctgggtggctcagttgattaaacatccaactcttggtttcagctcaagtcatgatcttatggtttgtgagattgagccctgcattgatgcagcttggagcctgcttgggattctgtctccctatctctctgcccctcccctgcttgtgctctctttctcaaaataaatactcattaaaaaaaaaaaaaagtcatcagcaCTTTGGTATTGTCCAACAAGCATGATTAAAGACAAACTAATGGGGAGGCAGGTCAAAGGGATGGACAAAAAGTGTGTCCACTGGAGCCTCCATGGTTCAGGGGGGCAAGTGGGAGGGGCAAGGCTATCACTGGCGCCCATCAGCTGCTAAAGAATGGTTGCTTAGCATCGTCTACCCCTTTgttcttgccccacccccaccccccaccctccagcctccaggctctggacaCGGGGCAGATAGGAAAACTCCTGAAATGGGATCAAGAGCGCTCAAACctgaagcgcctgggtggctcagttgagtgtccaatttcggctcaggtcatgatctcgcagttcatgaatttgagccctatctcgggctctgtgctgacagctcagagcctggaacctgcttccgattctgtgtctccctgtctctctgccccttccccgctcatgctctgtctctttcaaaaataaacattaaaagaaaacacatccaaacctggctccagctctgcccccctccctgtggGATGTAAGTCACCCCCATTTCAGGACCATTTTGCCTTTCTGTGAAGTAAGAGCATTGCATCAGACTGGACACCAACTATCCCCTCAGATAGTCGCTTTTCCTGGCAGACTTTGATGCTGTGACACTCTGAAATCCAGACAAGTTTTCTGCACCTGCTTTAAGCCCTGGGTGGGTATGGAGGAGAGGCAGGATCAGTTCATTAGAGCAGTGTCAACCATTTGTTTTGTGGCTTCAGACCATGGAGGCACACAGCCCAGGTTAGTTCAGAGATCATTCCTGAACTAGGTGCTATGCTAGGTGCTAGGAGTGCACAGGTGTGCTAAGACACAGGGTGCTTGTTCCCAGCTCCTCCCCCAAGAACCTAGCTCAAGAAGTTGAGTCGTCTTAGCTGACCActtcaaaataacaccagaaatGACAGGCTGGCGGCATGTGGGTACCCAGGGAGCTGTGGGGGCTTATCCTGGATGGGGGGCAGGCGGGTTTGCCACAGGGGGTGGCACCACGGCTGTTTCTGAGCACTGGTCAGCTGCGTGAATACAGGATTAAGGAAGGCATTTCCATCAGGGGGCGCTGGAGCTGGCCAGCAGGGGCCGGGCGTGGAGGGGACCACAGGTCCTCGACAGAGCTTCCCTGGAGAGACTGTCTGTGGTGAGGCTGGAGAAGGGGCACGGGGCGGGGGCCTTCATCCCAGTGTAGGCTGAGCCCGAggtgggaatgtgtgtgtgttgcatttcAGATGAGGCATTCCGGCTGCTATGCGCAGGCAGTGTGGTGAGTGGGGAAGGTGAGGGGTGGGCAGGCATATGGTTAGAAGGCTAGTGTACCTTCTTCCAAGCTCCTGGCACCCCGTAGCGCCTCCTCCCCATTATAGATACCACCGTGGCAGGTGAGCATGCCCACgtaccccctccctccccccccccccccccccccccgccagcacAGGGGCATTGAGCAcgttcccctccccacccaggcagCACAGGGGCATTGAACATAGTAGAGTTGAATTGTTTGGAAAAGAACCATCAGCTTTCACAGGGCCTGGAGAGGTTGACCTGCTGTAGGCAATTTCTGTGCCCCCACCACAGGCTATGTACCTAATCAGTAAAAGAGTCCAGGTGTGGTGGGAAAGCTTTTGAAGTGAGGTGGCTTGCTTCCTGGGGTGACCCCCGGTTCTTGGTGCAGGTGGCTAGCAGGGTGCCAAGGGGCTCTTGGGTTAGGTTTGTACTTGCCATCCGGAAGTTGGGAGAGCTGCTCAGAGGAGACCTGTGGAGCCCAAGAGCCCTGAGGGCTTCCCTAGCTCCCTCCAAAAGCTCCCATGGCCTCTCATCCCAGCCAGAACTCACTCACTGTTCCTATTCCTTCCACTGTAAGGGATCCCCAAGGTCCTAGTTTCATAAATTTGAGTCAGGGTATTCACTGACTAATCCCAGAATAATCTGGCCAACCTGATAATCAGGAAAGATCAGCATCCCCTTTGCCCGTCTGGGCTACAACTGTTGTTCTTGGAACTAAATTCCTGCTCCCAcctctggagcctgcctggggctgggcagaCCCCTCTCCACGTGTGGATGCCCCTGGGCACCTACCTTGGCTCTGTCCGGCCGGGTAGCAGCTCCGTGGGTCTCCAGGTGCTTCTTGGGTTGATGAACACGCACAGAGAGGGGAGCTGGGCTCCAGGGCTCACCCTCATCAGTGCCCTGATCGCGTCGCTTTTATAAAGCCTGGGGTGACGTCTCGTCTCCAGGCATAGgcccacctctgcctcctccccgccctcaGACCCCTCAGAGAGCACAGCGTTTGCTGTCTCCCACTGCCTGGCTCTCAGCACTGAAAGCAGCCTCTTTGTCCCCCTCCAGAAGCCCTCCAAGGCTGGCTTTCTGATTCCcactcttccttccatcctcctcACCCCCTACACCCCAGACCCACTCAGCTGGAGACCCATTATGCCCCAAATGACATGGAAATGGACtatgtgagggggagggggggaccctGCCCTCTAGACAGGAAGTACAAGCACACCCAGTGTGAAGGAGCAGGAGAAAGGGGGCGGAAGAGAGAAAATCTAGAAGGTGAGCATACCTGGGAAGTGCCAAGGGAATCTAGACGGGCGATTTCAAGTACAGCATCTGAAGATGCTGATCGTGGGCTCCCCTCCACACCTCATCATCCCATGACTTTGTAATCGCGGTGTTTGGAGGCAGCGACAGGGCTCCCCTTTGCACCCTGAGCATCTACTCCAGTGCTCGGTGTAGACACAGGGGGCCCTCAATATTTACTAGATGTATGCATTTACATCTGTGTAGATGCATTTACATCTACATCTATGTATGCAAATGCATCTATGTATTTACTAGATGTATGCATTGCAAGGGACTCTGGTCTCCATCCTGGGCCTGCAAGAATGCTCTTTACCCTTGGCCGAGGGGCTCTCCAGGACAGAACATTCCCTCTATCAGGCTTGGGCTCTCTGAAGGCAGGGGCTATGTCTCCGCCCTCAGACGAGAAGCTCTCTGAGCCCAGGTGCTACCTGGAGGGCGTGCCATGCAGGCAGCCGCCTAATTAATGGTTGAGTAGCATTTCCCACCAGCACGCAGGCTGATACCCATCACTGGTCTAATGCCTACTGCTAACAGGGGTCTACAGACATATTATCTCACTCATTAGGGCCATTAACCACAAGGATAAAAATGATAGGCTATGAGAGCAGGCCTGCCCCTCGCTCAGTGGAATGCTGTATGTGTCGGCCTGCCCTGAGTCAGGGACTGGACTTGACAGGCTAGAGACAGTGACTCTGAGTCTCAGACACACTCACAGCCTGGGGATTTAATCTTCGCTCTCCTCCCATAAATACAGGGCAGGATGTAATACCAGCCCCAGTCTGATGGCGGTGGGGCCCCGGATCTCTGTCCGCAGCCATGTCAACAGCCTTTTGAGTTGACTTGGAATCTGAGGTCAGTCATTCaactctgttcttccttctgGACTTGGAGAGGGCTGGGGATGATGGGGAGATGAGTCACTGCAGGGTGGAGGCAGCCCCCACTTCCTTTCCAGCCCCCTCAACCAATGATCCAAGTTCAAGGAGCTCGTCTCTGCTGTTCAGACCATTGAGCTGGTGCCTTGAAGCCTCCGGAACAGCTGTGGGAGCCAAGAATCATTACTTCAGACAAAGAGTGAGCAGCACACTCCATATCTAGGTTATTGTGGAGCGGGCCTTGAGAGCTGGGCCTTGAGTACAGATCGGGAGAGGGGGCCACGGGGATGAGCCAGCTGGCTGTAGGGCCTCCCTAAGCTTCTCAGCTCCTATTCTGTCAGAAAATATGCtttagagaaagggaggggcaggggctggggaccGCCGCCCCCTGCGTGCCTCCAGGAGAGGACAGGATCGGCCACCAGCTTCTGTTGTCACTGGCTGTCACACATGCTTTCCATgcctggggctcagactcagccAGCTCCCCAGAAATCTCTGGCACTTTCTGGCTGGGTCACCTAGActctctgaatctgtttctttgGCTCTAATAAGGAG is part of the Felis catus isolate Fca126 chromosome F1, F.catus_Fca126_mat1.0, whole genome shotgun sequence genome and encodes:
- the KISS1 gene encoding metastasis-suppressor KiSS-1 codes for the protein MNSLVSWQLMLFLCATSFRETFEKVAPMENPLSTGQRLGSQALLAPWEQSPRCAERKPAGAQPNARGASLCPPPESAAGPQRPGLCAPRSRLIPAPRGAVLVQREKDLSAYNWNSFGLRYGKRQTAPPGSVRGGRCAWLSARCGMGAGA